The following are encoded together in the Nyctibius grandis isolate bNycGra1 chromosome 5, bNycGra1.pri, whole genome shotgun sequence genome:
- the RLIG1 gene encoding RNA ligase 1 isoform X1, translating into MRRWGAVQRKVPCLFVTEVKEEPSAKRERQPFKVLATETITGKALEADIYNAIPTEKVDGTCCYVTTHKGQPYLWARLDRKPNKQAEKRFKQFLYSLEDYKEFVWNVEEDFKPVPDTWIPAKDIEFSNGNPLPDENGHMPGWVPVEKNSKQYCWHSSVVNYEAEIALVLKHHADPGLLEVSPVPLSEILEQTLELIGTNINANPYGLGSKKQPVHLLVPHGAFEITNPPALKQNDILSWFEGCSEGKVEGIVWHCHDGSLIKLHRHHLGLCWPLAETYLNSQPVVISFNRTKYDHDFEPESLFHHFSNLDGQRFDRLKDIKFDL; encoded by the exons ATGAGGCGGTGGGGCGCGGTGCAGCGGAAGGTGCCGTGTCTCTTCGTGACCGAGGTGAAGGAGGAGCCGTCGGCCAAGCGGGAGCGCCAG CCATTTAAAGTTTTGGCAACTGAAACGATCACTGGAAAGGCGTTAGAGGCAGATATATACAATGCAATTCCTACTGAAAAGGTGGACGGAACCTGCTGTTATGTAACTACCCACAAAG GGCAACCCTATCTATGGGCCAGACTGGATcgaaaacccaacaaacaagcCGAAAAAAGGTTTAAACAATTCTTGTATTCATTGGAAGATTACAAAG AATTTGTTTGGAATGTTGAAGAGGATTTCAAGCCTGTTCCAGATACCTGGATTCCAGCAAAGGACATAGAATTCTCTAACGGCAATCCTTTGCCTGATGAAAACGGACATATGCCAG GTTGGGTGCCTGTGGAGAAAAATAGTAAGCAGTATTGCTGGCATTCATCTGTTGTAAATTATGAGGCTGAAATAGCGCTGGTATTGAAACACCACGCTGACCCAGGGCTTCTGGAAGTCAGTCCGGTGCCATTATCAGAAATTTTAGAACAAACATTGGAGCTCATTGGGACTAATATTAATGCAAATCCATATG GATTAGGAAGCAAGAAGCAGCCTGTTCATCTTCTTGTACCACATGGAGCATTTGAAATAACGAACCCACCTGCTTTGAAGCAAAATGACATCCTGTCTTGGTTTGAAGGCTGCAGTGAGGGTAAAGTTGAAGGAATTGTGTGGCACTGCCATGATGGGTCTTTAATCAAG ctCCATCGCCATCATCTCGGTTTATGCTGGCCACTTGCAGAGACATACCTGAATTCTCAGCCTGTTGTAATTTCTTTCAATAGAACTAAATATGACCATGACTTTGAACCAGAGAGTTTGTTTCACCATTTTTCAAACTTGGATGGTCAAAGATTTGACAGACTCAAAGATATCAAGTTTGATCTTTGA
- the RLIG1 gene encoding RNA ligase 1 isoform X2 has protein sequence MRRWGAVQRKVPCLFVTEPFKVLATETITGKALEADIYNAIPTEKVDGTCCYVTTHKGQPYLWARLDRKPNKQAEKRFKQFLYSLEDYKEFVWNVEEDFKPVPDTWIPAKDIEFSNGNPLPDENGHMPGWVPVEKNSKQYCWHSSVVNYEAEIALVLKHHADPGLLEVSPVPLSEILEQTLELIGTNINANPYGLGSKKQPVHLLVPHGAFEITNPPALKQNDILSWFEGCSEGKVEGIVWHCHDGSLIKLHRHHLGLCWPLAETYLNSQPVVISFNRTKYDHDFEPESLFHHFSNLDGQRFDRLKDIKFDL, from the exons ATGAGGCGGTGGGGCGCGGTGCAGCGGAAGGTGCCGTGTCTCTTCGTGACCGAG CCATTTAAAGTTTTGGCAACTGAAACGATCACTGGAAAGGCGTTAGAGGCAGATATATACAATGCAATTCCTACTGAAAAGGTGGACGGAACCTGCTGTTATGTAACTACCCACAAAG GGCAACCCTATCTATGGGCCAGACTGGATcgaaaacccaacaaacaagcCGAAAAAAGGTTTAAACAATTCTTGTATTCATTGGAAGATTACAAAG AATTTGTTTGGAATGTTGAAGAGGATTTCAAGCCTGTTCCAGATACCTGGATTCCAGCAAAGGACATAGAATTCTCTAACGGCAATCCTTTGCCTGATGAAAACGGACATATGCCAG GTTGGGTGCCTGTGGAGAAAAATAGTAAGCAGTATTGCTGGCATTCATCTGTTGTAAATTATGAGGCTGAAATAGCGCTGGTATTGAAACACCACGCTGACCCAGGGCTTCTGGAAGTCAGTCCGGTGCCATTATCAGAAATTTTAGAACAAACATTGGAGCTCATTGGGACTAATATTAATGCAAATCCATATG GATTAGGAAGCAAGAAGCAGCCTGTTCATCTTCTTGTACCACATGGAGCATTTGAAATAACGAACCCACCTGCTTTGAAGCAAAATGACATCCTGTCTTGGTTTGAAGGCTGCAGTGAGGGTAAAGTTGAAGGAATTGTGTGGCACTGCCATGATGGGTCTTTAATCAAG ctCCATCGCCATCATCTCGGTTTATGCTGGCCACTTGCAGAGACATACCTGAATTCTCAGCCTGTTGTAATTTCTTTCAATAGAACTAAATATGACCATGACTTTGAACCAGAGAGTTTGTTTCACCATTTTTCAAACTTGGATGGTCAAAGATTTGACAGACTCAAAGATATCAAGTTTGATCTTTGA